The following are encoded together in the Mastacembelus armatus chromosome 6, fMasArm1.2, whole genome shotgun sequence genome:
- the ptpn5 gene encoding tyrosine-protein phosphatase non-receptor type 5, with product MTRRLSSSTRSHTEDSIFLRPDEDPVWLDEPTKTEKLGDRVLKKDGFPERNDGLAGGPSPQREEMFMHKVYMLVTEIHYWAALFVVSQVTGYWMFFVMEGNGPLYSIYKALQVIDFYLSFILPCHPIFGMDSMELMSEVVNTKQHNWIVHGTSGVGVAICVIMVIHMVCKWRYGTGLWSSGPVSRDIGDRRQSVSRQPSFTLSEWTDAQEDLLDVDPVPQTPVFDVGTDTRTDGDAATLTVTPVGLQERRGSNVSLTLDMCTPGCTEPYGYGAQLSPRDQSAQEYLRQGTHVLTPAMLHTRAMDDQSLQAEFYETPMNFVDPKEYNYPGLVRKNRYKTILPNTHSRVILKSEDEDDFLNTYINANYLKGYGGEEHAYIATQGPTVNTVGDFWRMVWQEKSPIIVMITNLEEKNEKCAEYWPEDTVTHEGIEITVVTVTQEDDYSLRVFTLKCGGEERSLRQYWYTSWPDQKTPDKAPPLLELVQEVERARDEAPPSSGPIVVHCSAGIGRTGCFIATSILCKQLRTEGVVDILRTTCQLRLDRGGMIQTCEQYQFVHHVLSLYEKQLSHTAEE from the exons ATGACACGACGGCTGAGCAGCTCCACCCGTTCCCATACTGAGGACTCCATCTTCCTGAGGCCTGACGAGGACCCTGTCTGGCTAGATGAGCctacaaagactgaaaaattagGCGACAGAGTACTTAAAAAAGATGGGTTCCCAGAACGCAATGATGGACTTGCAGGTGGTCCAAGCCCTCAGAGGGAAGAAATGTTTATGCACAAGGTGTACATGCTAGTGACTGAGATCCACTACTGGGCTGCACTGTTTGTCGTCTCCCAAGTCacg GGGTACTGGATGTTTTTTGTGATGGAAGGAAATGGACCACTCTATTCCATCTACAAAGCCTTGCAGGTCATAGACTTCTACCTTAGCTTCATTTTACCCTGCCACCCGATTTTTGGAATGGAT TCCATGGAGTTGATGAGTGAAGTGGTAAACACCAAACAGCACAACTGGATCGTTCATGGAACATCAGGTGTTGGTGTGGCCATTTGTGTTATCATG GTCATCCACATGGTGTGTAAGTGGCGTTATGGCACTGGCTTGTGGTCATCAGGACCAGTATCGAGGGACATTGGTGATCGGAGACAGTCTGTGAGCCGCCAGCCCTCCTTTACCCTGTCAGAGTGGACAGATGCACAGGAGGATCTACTGGATGTGGACCCTGTGCCTCAGACGCCAGTCTTTGACGTAGGCACTGACACAAGGACTGACGGAGATGCCGCCACCCTCACTGTCACACCTGTGGGGCTTCAGGAGAG GCGGGGCTCCAACGTTTCCCTGACCTTGGACATGTGTACACCAGGCTGCACTGAGCCCTATGGCTATGGAGCCCAGCTCTCTCCCCGAGACCAGTCAGCCCAGGAGTACCTCCGACAGGGAACACACGTTTTGACTCCAGCCATGCTACACACACGAGCCATGGATGACCAGAGCTTGCAGGCTGAGTTTTAT GAAACTCCCATGAACTTTGTGGACCCTAAGGAGTACAACTACCCAGGGCTGGTGAGAAAGAATCGCTACAAGACCATCTTACCCA acacacacagtagagTGATTTTGAAGTCAGAGGATGAAGATGATTTCCTCAATACCTACATCAATGCTAATTATCTCAAA GGTTATGGGGGTGAGGAGCATGCATACATTGCCACCCAGGGTCCCACTGTAAACACAGTAGGGGACTTTTGGAGGATGGTGTGGCAGGAGAAAAGCCCAATCATAGTGATGATCACCAACCTAGAGGAGAAAAATGAG AAATGTGCAGAGTACTGGCCCGAGGACACTGTGACCCACGAGGGCATTGAGATTACCGTTGTCACGGTAACCCAGGAGGATGACTACAGTCTGAGGGTGTTTACGCTGAAG TGTGGGGGTGAGGAACGCAGTCTGCGGCAATACTGGTACACTTCATGGCCTGATCAGAAGACTCCAGACAAGGCTCCACCCCTGCTCGAACTAGTACAGGAAGTCGAAAGGGCTCGAGACGAAGCCCCTCCCTCCAGTGGCCCTATCGTTGTCCACTGCAG TGCTGGAATTGGTCGAACTGGCTGCTTCATCGCCACCTCCATCCTGTGCAAGCAGCTGAGGACTGAGGGGGTGGTTGACATCCTGAGAACCACCTGTCAGCTCCGTCTGGACAG gGGTGGGATGATCCAGACCTGTGAGCAGTACCAGTTTGTGCATCATGTCCTCAGCCTGTATGAAAAACAGCTGTCTCACACTGCTGAAGAGTAG